From a region of the Teredinibacter turnerae genome:
- a CDS encoding PaaI family thioesterase, with amino-acid sequence MTIAEMNGFQLMQAMAKREIPLPNIAKLMPMLDGTVGRGEMTIRVQANSDHLNSQGAVHGGFASTVMDTAMACAIHTMLDSKSGVCTVDLSIKYVRPIPVDVDLFAEGKVDDMTTTIGFASGRLYDDEGNVYVTASASCMLIKQSH; translated from the coding sequence ATGACGATTGCAGAAATGAATGGTTTCCAATTAATGCAAGCAATGGCCAAGCGGGAAATTCCGCTGCCGAATATCGCTAAATTAATGCCTATGCTGGACGGTACCGTTGGCCGGGGCGAAATGACAATTCGGGTGCAGGCGAATTCCGATCATCTGAACAGCCAGGGTGCGGTGCATGGTGGTTTTGCATCAACGGTTATGGATACCGCGATGGCATGTGCGATTCATACCATGCTTGATTCTAAATCGGGCGTGTGCACGGTCGACCTCAGCATCAAGTATGTACGACCAATTCCAGTGGATGTGGATCTGTTTGCCGAAGGCAAAGTGGATGATATGACTACCACCATCGGTTTCGCCAGCGGCCGTTTATACGACGATGAAGGCAACGTGTATGTGACCGCTTCGGCCTCGTGCATGTTGATTAAACAGAGCCACTAA